The following coding sequences are from one Phycisphaeraceae bacterium window:
- a CDS encoding carboxypeptidase M32 has protein sequence MSNSTTRAPAYDQLRAMLREAATLKSVSHLVAWDEETYMPESGAATRADQHALISRLVHERDTAPRLGELIAACEADASILADESAAANIREIRRDYDLATKLPADLVSEMARTASQSQQAWKEARAKSEFALFEPWLGKMMALQRRKAECLGVPKGGELYDALLDQYEQGMTAREIASIFGPLRDRLSTLIARIAGKGTPPNTSVLNAAIPADKQHVFGQAVLRAMGFDLAAGRLDVTTHPFCSGIAPGDTRLTTRYRDEKFTDSLYGTMHEGGHGLYEQGLPKSDRFGEPLADSISLGIHESQSRMWENFVGRGREFWQWALPLAKKEFSPALADCTVEQMYRAVNTCTPTFIRVEADESTYNLHIMLRFEMERDLISGSLGVKDVPAAWNAKFEKLLGLKVPDDRRGCLQDVHWSHGLVGYFPTYTLGNLYAAQIWETINTQIPDLSRQMAGGNFMALREWLRTNIHVHGKRYRAGDLCRRITGRPLSADALLRHLEGKLAPIYGV, from the coding sequence ATGTCGAATTCCACCACCCGCGCCCCGGCGTACGACCAGCTCCGTGCCATGCTCCGGGAGGCGGCGACGCTCAAGTCCGTCTCGCACCTCGTGGCCTGGGACGAGGAGACGTACATGCCCGAGTCCGGCGCGGCGACGCGAGCGGACCAGCATGCGCTGATCTCCCGGCTAGTTCACGAGCGGGACACGGCCCCCAGACTTGGCGAGTTGATCGCCGCGTGCGAGGCCGATGCATCGATCCTGGCCGATGAGTCCGCCGCGGCGAACATCCGCGAGATCCGTCGGGACTACGACCTGGCGACGAAACTCCCGGCGGACCTGGTCTCGGAGATGGCCCGCACGGCCAGCCAGTCTCAGCAGGCGTGGAAGGAGGCGCGGGCGAAGTCCGAGTTCGCGCTCTTCGAGCCATGGCTCGGGAAGATGATGGCGCTGCAGCGGCGCAAGGCCGAGTGCCTGGGCGTACCGAAGGGCGGCGAGTTGTACGATGCGCTGCTGGACCAGTACGAGCAGGGGATGACCGCGAGGGAGATCGCCTCGATCTTCGGCCCGCTCAGGGATCGGCTCAGCACCCTGATCGCGAGGATCGCGGGCAAGGGGACTCCGCCCAACACCAGCGTGCTCAACGCGGCGATCCCGGCCGACAAGCAGCACGTCTTCGGCCAGGCGGTGCTCAGGGCGATGGGGTTCGATCTCGCGGCGGGCCGCCTGGATGTCACCACACACCCATTCTGCTCGGGGATCGCGCCCGGCGACACGCGCCTCACGACGCGATACCGTGACGAGAAGTTCACCGATTCGCTCTACGGCACCATGCACGAGGGCGGGCACGGGCTCTACGAGCAGGGCCTGCCCAAGAGCGACCGCTTCGGCGAGCCGCTGGCCGACTCGATCTCGCTGGGGATCCACGAGAGCCAGTCGAGGATGTGGGAGAACTTCGTCGGGCGCGGGCGGGAGTTCTGGCAGTGGGCGTTGCCGCTGGCCAAGAAGGAGTTCTCGCCCGCCCTGGCGGACTGCACGGTCGAGCAGATGTACCGCGCTGTGAACACGTGCACACCCACGTTCATCCGGGTCGAGGCCGACGAGTCGACGTACAACCTGCACATCATGCTGCGGTTCGAGATGGAGCGGGACCTCATCTCCGGGTCCCTGGGTGTGAAGGACGTGCCGGCCGCGTGGAACGCCAAGTTCGAGAAGCTCTTGGGCCTCAAGGTGCCCGATGATCGGCGCGGCTGCCTGCAGGACGTCCACTGGTCCCACGGGCTGGTCGGGTACTTCCCGACCTACACGCTGGGCAACCTCTACGCGGCGCAGATCTGGGAGACGATCAACACGCAGATCCCCGATCTGAGCCGGCAGATGGCCGGGGGCAACTTCATGGCACTGCGCGAGTGGCTGCGGACGAACATCCATGTCCACGGCAAGCGGTATCGGGCCGGCGATCTGTGCCGGAGGATCACGGGGCGGCCGCTGTCGGCCGATGCCCTGCTCAGGCACCTGGAAGGGAAGCTGGCGCCGATCTACGGGGTGTAG
- a CDS encoding dicarboxylate/amino acid:cation symporter: MRIALHWKIVIGLIAGILVGLLLNSFGPAIQAAAGDTGPAAGTIRFLTQLNDFVGALFIRALRFIAVPVVFTSLIVGAAGLGDLRRLGRIGGKTFGLYLGTTAFAVVLGLVLANVIKPGSFVGESARTAQFAANEATVAASVENISKVKSLWQQALDVVPENPFGALAQGEMLQIIVFALVIGIGLTMIPRDKAAPVIAFFDALTDVIIKIVHLVMRLAPVAVFALVVPKVATLGLDVLAALGAFCLVVVLGLAILTFVEYPLLLWLLGRMSYGRFFKAMAPAQVLAFSSSSSAATLPVTMDCVQNRIGVSERITSFVCPLGTTINMDGTALFQGVAVLFIAQLYGISLDVGAQISIVLLATLSSIGSPGVPSGGTVMLLLVLKQVGLPAEGIAVVLGVDRILDMCRTVTNVTGDGMTAVIIARSEGEEIEPPASE, encoded by the coding sequence ATGAGAATCGCCCTGCATTGGAAGATCGTCATCGGGCTGATCGCCGGCATCCTTGTCGGATTGCTGCTGAACTCCTTCGGCCCCGCGATCCAGGCCGCGGCGGGCGACACCGGGCCGGCCGCGGGCACGATCCGGTTCCTCACCCAACTCAACGACTTTGTCGGGGCCCTGTTCATCCGGGCCCTTCGGTTCATCGCCGTCCCGGTGGTCTTCACTTCGCTCATCGTGGGCGCGGCGGGCCTCGGCGACCTCCGCCGACTCGGCCGCATCGGCGGGAAGACATTCGGCCTCTACCTGGGCACCACCGCGTTCGCCGTGGTCCTCGGACTCGTCCTCGCGAACGTGATCAAGCCGGGCTCGTTCGTCGGCGAGAGCGCCCGCACCGCCCAGTTCGCGGCGAACGAGGCCACGGTCGCCGCGAGCGTCGAGAACATCAGCAAGGTCAAGAGCCTCTGGCAGCAGGCCCTGGACGTGGTGCCCGAGAACCCATTCGGTGCGCTCGCCCAGGGCGAGATGCTCCAGATCATCGTCTTCGCCCTGGTCATCGGCATCGGCCTGACGATGATCCCCCGCGACAAGGCGGCCCCCGTGATCGCCTTCTTCGATGCGCTCACGGACGTGATCATCAAGATCGTTCACCTGGTCATGCGCCTGGCGCCCGTGGCGGTGTTCGCGCTGGTCGTGCCCAAGGTCGCCACGCTCGGACTCGATGTGCTGGCCGCGCTCGGGGCCTTCTGCCTCGTCGTCGTCCTGGGGCTGGCCATCCTGACCTTTGTCGAGTACCCGCTCCTGCTGTGGCTGCTCGGCCGCATGAGCTATGGCCGCTTCTTCAAGGCCATGGCCCCGGCCCAGGTCCTGGCCTTCTCCTCCTCCTCATCCGCGGCGACGCTGCCCGTCACCATGGACTGCGTGCAGAACCGCATCGGCGTCTCCGAACGGATCACCTCGTTCGTCTGCCCGTTGGGCACGACGATCAACATGGACGGCACAGCCCTGTTCCAGGGCGTCGCGGTGCTCTTCATCGCGCAGTTGTACGGAATCTCCCTCGACGTCGGCGCGCAGATCAGCATCGTGCTGCTCGCGACACTCTCATCGATCGGCTCCCCGGGCGTCCCGTCGGGCGGAACGGTCATGCTCCTGCTCGTGCTCAAGCAGGTCGGCCTGCCCGCCGAGGGGATCGCGGTCGTGCTCGGCGTCGACCGCATCCTCGACATGTGCCGTACGGTGACCAATGTCACGGGCGACGGCATGACCGCCGTCATCATCGCCCGCAGCGAGGGCGAGGAGATCGAGCCCCCCGCGTCGGAGTAG
- a CDS encoding ABC transporter ATP-binding protein gives MRPVWVSSKRRFREYLRAHRERDKLANTGAAKGAPPGAALLSDEEQKERRKRTRSFWALVREFWGLLRGERLSILLALSTLTVAVGAGLMAPLATKVAIDYIITDHPGPAGIPAWIPVAGLDRLSMLYALGGGLLCVTFLGAGVSLIGRWKMTQLTKRLQANVRRRVFMHAVRLPLHRVYRIKSGGVASILREDAGGAGEMVFTLIYNPWRAVVQLVGTLGALALTDWRLLMGAILLIPAVWISHRTWIARIRPVYRDIRANRTAIDAHATEAFGGMRVVRGFGRQRGESLRFSGGGHLMARQEVFVWWWSRIVEIVWTLSIPTASVAVLVYGGRAVVRGELTIGDLMMFSAYMFMLLSPLEVLVSTATTIQNNLAGLDRILDLLQEPTELDRASDHASSLQQVEPARVRGRVTFSGVSFAYPGHGERVLHGITLDVAPGKTVALVGPSGSGKTTLCNLVARFYDPTEGVITLDGADLRRLDVESYRRLLGIVEQDVFLFDGTIAQNIGYARRSASESQIRESARAANADGFIERLESGYQTLIGERGVRLSGGQKQRIAIARAVLADPRILILDEATSNLDSESETLIQQSLKGLMRGRTCFVIAHRLSTIRHADQIVVLEHGRIIETGTHDELSAREGRYWEMLQLQLSGPSVVAGEKERRLGDAAPVGG, from the coding sequence ATGCGTCCAGTGTGGGTATCGAGCAAGAGACGGTTCCGCGAGTACCTGCGTGCCCACCGCGAGCGAGACAAGCTGGCGAATACCGGGGCGGCCAAGGGTGCTCCGCCCGGGGCCGCGCTGCTGAGCGATGAGGAGCAGAAAGAGCGGCGGAAGCGCACGCGGTCGTTCTGGGCACTCGTCCGGGAGTTCTGGGGGCTGCTGCGGGGCGAGCGGCTCAGCATCCTGCTGGCGCTGTCGACGCTGACGGTGGCGGTGGGCGCCGGCCTGATGGCGCCTCTGGCGACCAAGGTCGCGATCGACTACATCATCACGGACCATCCTGGCCCGGCCGGCATCCCGGCATGGATCCCCGTTGCGGGCTTGGACCGGTTGTCCATGCTGTACGCGCTCGGGGGAGGCCTGCTCTGCGTGACCTTCCTTGGCGCCGGGGTGTCGCTGATCGGGCGATGGAAGATGACGCAGCTCACCAAGCGGCTGCAGGCCAACGTGCGGAGGCGGGTGTTCATGCACGCGGTGCGGCTGCCGCTGCACCGGGTGTACCGGATCAAGAGCGGGGGGGTGGCCAGCATCCTTCGGGAGGACGCCGGCGGCGCGGGGGAGATGGTGTTCACGCTGATCTACAACCCGTGGCGCGCGGTGGTGCAACTGGTGGGCACGCTCGGCGCTTTGGCGCTGACGGATTGGCGGCTGCTGATGGGGGCCATCCTGCTGATCCCCGCTGTCTGGATCAGCCACCGGACGTGGATCGCCCGCATCAGGCCGGTGTACCGGGATATCCGCGCGAACCGAACGGCGATCGACGCCCACGCGACGGAAGCGTTCGGAGGCATGCGGGTCGTGCGGGGATTCGGGCGGCAGCGCGGCGAGAGCTTGCGGTTCTCCGGCGGCGGTCACCTGATGGCCCGTCAGGAGGTCTTCGTCTGGTGGTGGTCCCGGATCGTCGAGATCGTGTGGACGCTGAGTATTCCTACCGCGTCCGTCGCGGTGCTGGTCTACGGCGGGCGGGCTGTTGTCCGCGGCGAACTGACCATCGGCGACCTGATGATGTTCTCGGCGTACATGTTCATGCTCCTCTCGCCGCTCGAGGTGCTGGTGTCGACCGCCACGACGATCCAGAACAACCTCGCCGGCCTTGACCGGATCCTCGACCTGCTCCAGGAACCAACGGAACTGGACCGAGCGAGTGATCATGCATCAAGCCTGCAGCAGGTTGAGCCGGCAAGGGTGCGGGGACGCGTGACGTTCTCTGGTGTGTCGTTCGCCTACCCGGGTCACGGCGAGCGGGTGCTCCACGGGATCACGCTGGATGTGGCGCCGGGCAAGACGGTGGCGCTGGTCGGTCCGAGCGGGTCGGGAAAGACGACGCTGTGCAACCTCGTAGCGCGGTTCTACGACCCCACGGAGGGGGTCATCACCCTCGACGGGGCCGACCTTCGGCGGCTCGACGTCGAGTCGTACCGGAGGCTGCTGGGGATCGTGGAGCAGGACGTGTTCCTCTTCGACGGCACGATCGCGCAGAACATCGGCTATGCGCGGCGGAGCGCTTCGGAGTCGCAGATCCGGGAGTCGGCGCGGGCCGCCAACGCCGACGGCTTCATCGAGCGGCTCGAGTCGGGCTATCAGACGCTCATCGGCGAGCGAGGCGTCCGGCTCTCCGGCGGGCAGAAGCAGCGCATCGCGATCGCCCGGGCGGTCCTGGCCGACCCGCGGATTCTGATCCTCGACGAAGCGACGAGCAACCTCGATTCCGAGTCCGAGACACTGATCCAGCAGTCGCTCAAGGGGCTGATGCGGGGCCGGACATGCTTCGTCATCGCTCACCGGCTGAGCACGATCCGGCACGCGGATCAGATCGTGGTGCTCGAGCACGGCCGCATCATCGAGACCGGCACGCATGACGAGCTGTCGGCCCGCGAGGGGCGGTACTGGGAGATGCTGCAGCTCCAACTCTCTGGACCGTCAGTGGTTGCGGGTGAGAAGGAGCGCCGGCTCGGGGACGCGGCGCCCGTTGGGGGATAA